Sequence from the Maribacter algicola genome:
TCATCTCAACATACTTATCTGATTTGGCATCATAACCATAATCTCCTTTTCCTTCAAGAATTTTGGCAACAACTACGGAACCTTCACCACCGGCATTTTCAACGATGGTCCTAAGTGGTGCTTCTATAGCCCTGGCAACAATTTGTAGACCGGTTGCTTCATCCTCGTTTTCGGTAGTCACTTTTGAAAGAACCGACTTGGCCCTTACCAAAGCTACACCACCACCTGCTACGATACCTTCCTCAACAGCGGCCCTTGTAGCGTGCAATGCATCGTCTACACGGTCTTTTTTCTCTTTCATTTCAACTTCAGATGCAGCACCAACATAAAGAACGGCCACACCACCGGCCAATTTGGCCAAACGCTCCTGTAACTTTTCTTTGTCGTAGTCAGAAGTCGTTGTCTCAATTTGAGACTTTATTTGGTTTACTCTTGCCTTTATATCCTTGGCAACCCCGCCTCCGTTTACGATGGTCGTGTTGTCCTTATCGATTTGTACTTTTTCACAAGTACCTAGCATATCAATTGTTGCATTGTCCAAGGAGAAACCTCTTTCCTCGGAGATAACGGTACCTTTTGTCAAGATTGCGATATCCTCCAACATGGCCTTTCTTCTATCTCCAAAACCTGGTGCCTTAACAGCGGCAATTTTTAGGGAACCTCTTAATTTGTTTACGACCAAAGTAGCCAAAGCCTCACCATCCACATCTTCTGCAATGATCAATAATGGCTTGCCTGATTGTGCTACTGGTTCCAATACGGGAAGCAGGTCCTTCATGGAAGAAATTTTCTTGTCGAACAACAAGATGTATGGGTTGTCCAATTCAGTCACCATTTTTTCCGAATCGGTTACAAAGTATGGTGAAAGATAACCTCTATCAAACTGCATACCTTCCACAACATCCACATAAGTGTCCGTTCCTTTGGCCTCCTCAACGGTAATAACTCCTTCTTTACCAACTTTATCAAAGGCTTGAGCGATCAAATCTCCAATTGCCTCATCGTTATTTGCGGATATAGAGGCAACTTGTTTGATTTTTTCGGATGAATCCCCAACTTTTTTGGCTTGCTTGGCCAAATTTTCCACGATGGCCTCTACCGCTTTATCGATACCTCTTTTAAGGTCCATTGGGTTTGCGCCTGCCGCAACATTCTTTAGACCTTCCTTAACGATAGCTTGGGCAAGAACGGTAGCTGTAGTAGTACCATCACCTGCCAAATCATTGGTCTTGGAGGCAACTTCCTTTACCATTTGCGCACCCATGTTCTCAAGTGCATTTTCAAGCTCTATTTCCTTTGCTACGGTAACACCGTCTTTCGTTACTTGCGGTGCTCCAAATGATTTGCTGATGATTACGTTTCTACCTTTTGGTCCTAAGGTTACTTTTACAGCATTTGCCAATGCATCCACGCCTCTCTTGAGTCCGTCTCTTGCATCAATGTCAAATTTTATGTCTTTTGCCATGTTTTAATTTTTTAGTTTTTTCGGCCTTTCGCTCTACGCATATGGCCATAATTAATTTTCTTATAAATCTTTTTGGATTGGGCTATAGGCCAATGGCCTGCAGCTAAACGATTTTTAAATGATCGCTAAAATGTCACTCTCACGCATCATTAGGTAATCAGAACCATCCAACTTTAATTCTGTACCGGCATATTTTCCATAAAGAACGGTATCACCAACCTTAACAGTAACTTTTTCGTCCTTGGTTCCAGGTCCTACGGCAACCACTTTACCTCTTTGAGGTTTTTCCTTTGCCGTATCTGGAATATAAATCCCCGACGCAGTTTTTGTTTCAGCTGCCATTGGCTCAATAAGTACTCGGTCTGCCAATGGTTTGATATTAACTTTAGCCATAATATTAAAATTTTAAATTGATTTTTTAAGTTTCACACTTTAAAGGCAGAAATTATGCCATTACCTAAAAACTGACACATTGTGAAAGCAAAAATGCCAGCTTGTCATTAAGCTGGCATTTTATATAGACTTTTAAGTTCTTAAACTACAGACTGTCGTTCGTTGAACTATCATTTGTGACAGGTGGGGTCACTTCCTCGGGTAAAGTTTCCGGAACCGTGGTCTCGAAATCATCGCCCTGTAAAAGTTTGGAATCCGCATCTCCAAAGTTTCCTTTTAGAGCAATATTGGAAGCTAAAATCAGTATGACCAAAAGTCCGGCCAATGTCCAAGTGCTTTTGTCCAAAAAGTCACCGGTCTTCTTGACGCCTCCTACGACCTGATTTCCTCCGCCGCCAAAAGAAGATGATAATCCTCCGCCCTTTGGATTCTGTACCATGATTACCAATACCAATAAAAAGCAGACAATGATAATTAGTATCAGAAAAATTGAAAATGTACTCATTTTACCTACTTGTTTTCTTGTTGAATTTTATGTACCGATTTTATTCGGTCTGCAAAGAAACTACTTTTTTCCGGATATTTCAAACTTAAAATTTTGTAGGCCTGTATGGCCTTTTTGTATTTTTTTTGCTCCAGATAGACCCTTGCCAAGGTTTCCGTCATTAACTCGTTTTTGTCGATTTTAACCGAGTCTTTTGGATTGAAGGTGACCTTGATATTTTCCTTGGGAACTATTTTTGGGTTCTCAGCAATGAACTTATCTATGCGGTCGAACTTCTGTTTCTTGCGGTCGGGATTTCTGGATTGTTTTTTTTGTGCCGTTCCCTTCGTTTTTTCATTTAAAGAATCCCCGTTTTCTTCCCGTTCTATTTTTTTCTTTGAAGCGAGTTGAAGCCATTCTGTAAAAGAATATTTTTCTTTTTTGTCAAAATCCAAAGGCTTTCCCAAATCCAAGGTATCAACCTCTTTTTTTATTTCCTCTGATGGTTTTTTGGAGGTGAAAATATCAGGATCCAGAATATGTTCGGCATCGTGGATGTCCTGTGGCAAAGGTTTGTCTTCTGATTCCTCGATGAGTTTTATCTCCTTTTGGGTCAAGCTGGGCGCTTCGTCCGTAACAGGGTTTTCATCAACTTCTGGCGATGTGGGCAAATCGTATTGTAGAAAATCCTTGGAGGTAATAAAATCGAAAAGAACATCACGGTCCGTGGTACAGGCCGCGGTAAGTTTCAACGCCTTATTGTACTTATAGCTATTGAGGTTTTTAAGTCCCTTTAAATGTAGGGCCCTTGCCGCTTGAAAATATGGATATTCCTTAATGATATCTTCCAATTGCTTCGTTTGCAAAGGATCTACAACTTTGTTGGGGTGTTCAAGGAAGTATGTAAAATCCGAAATAGTCATGGGTTACCAATCTGCTAAGGAAGCATTAAAAATATCTTGGGTTATACGTTCAAAAATGACTTCATGGGCCTCGTCCTTAATTGCCGACAATTGCACGTTTGCAGGATAGTCATAAAAAAAGGAAAAACTTTGATCAAAATCCGCATCGGGATCGTTACGGTTGTAGAAGCGGGCCTTTACCCTAATGGAAAGTCGGTTTTGGGCCGCTGTTTGTTGGGCTGTTGCGGCCATAGGTGAAATTCTATATTCTGTTATTTCCCCTTCATACAACAAATCGGCATTCCCATTGTTTACCAAATCCAAACTGGTCTGGTTCAGTATCCTGTTTTGCAAGGCCTGGGTAAAATCCCTGTCCATACCCGGTTCAAAGGTAGAACCTGGACTCTGGGTTGCATAGTTTTGAAAGTAATTTACCTGAAAAGTATCTGCGTTTATGGGCCCGGCCCCCGTAAAATTGTATATGCCGCAGCTGATTGTCAAAAGCAGGGGCATGAGAATCAAGATTATTTTTTTTAGTGTGTTCAAGGGTTCAAAATGTTTCAGGTTTCGGGTTTTTTGTTGCAGGTTTCAAGTTTCGGGTTTTCGTTTCTTCAGTCGGCTTTCCTTGCTTTCTCAAATCAAAGATCGTATTGCTTTATTTTTCTATATAACGTTCTTTCCGATATTCCAAGCTCAGAAGCTGCGGCCTTTCTTTTGCCCCTATTTCTATCCAGGGATTTCTTGATCAATTCAATTTCCTTTTCCTGTAAAGATAGGGTTTCCTCTTCTTCGATTTCCTCTGCAAAATGATATTTGTCCTCCTGGGGAGTAGGAGTGTAGGTCCTTTCTACCTTGGGCTCCGGAAGACTTAGCACTTCCAGGGAAGAGACTTCCTGTTCCTCTATTTCCTCCTCTTGTTTATCGCCATAGATCTTGCGTATGAGGTTTTCATTTTCCTTTTGCACTTTTTGGCTGTCATTGTTCTTCAAGAGTTCCATGGTCAACTTTTTAAGGTCGTTGAGATCGCCCTTCATGTCGAACAACACTTTGTACAAAATTTCACGTTCATTGCTGAAATCGCTTTCGGACTTTTTATTACTGACAACGGCCGGAAGGTTATTGCCCACATTTTGTGGCAGGTAACCATGGAGCGTTGCCGCATCTATGGAGCGGTTTTCTTCCAATACGGAGACCTGTTCCGCTATGTTTCTCAGTTGTCGGATGTTTCCCGGCCATCGGTATTTTAACAACAAATCTACGGCACTGTCCTCCAAACGGATGGTGGGCATCTTGTATTTTTGTCCAAAATCCGAAGCAAATTTTCGGAACAACAGATGGATATCCTCCTGCCGTTCCCGCAAGGGAGGAATATTGATTTCCACCGTACTTAACCTGTAGTATAGATCTTCCCTGAATTTTTCCTTTTTTATGGCCTCGAACATGTTCACATTGGTCGCGGCCACAATACGAACGTTGGTTTTCTGGACTTGGGAGGAACCTACCTTCAAAAATTCGCCATTTTCCAAAACCCGAAGCAGTCTTACTTGTGTCGTTAAGGGGAGTTCACCAACTTCATCTAGGAAAATGGTACCTCCGTCCGCCACTTCAAAGTAACCGCTCCGGGTTTGTGTGGCTCCGGTAAATGCCCCTTTTTCGTGTCCAAAAAGTTCACTGTCAATCGTCCCCTCTGGAATGGCCCCACAGTTTACGGCTATATATTTGGCATGTTTCCTGTGTGACAGGGAATGTATGATTTTTGGTATTGACTCCTTCCCAACACCACTTTCTCCCGTAACTAAAACCGAGATATCGGTTGGTGCTACCTGTATGGCCTTTTCAATGGCCCTGTTCAGTTTGGGGTCCTGGCCTATGATTTCAAATCGTTGTTTTATACTTTGTATGCTTTCCATGTACTCGATCATCGAGATTAAAAATACTCCGATTACTTATTTCGGAATAAAATTTGAATTTTTTATATGTGCCTCTAGGGCTCGCGACAGTTTGGGTTATTGTCCCGCAGGTACTCAGTTATTATGGGAATACCCCACGGCCTTGCCCAACAAGGTGGCAGAGGTACAGTCCTGCATTTCTACCATCACAAAATCTCCAACATTATAATCCTCTTTTGGAAAAACGGCCACCGTATTCTGGGAGGTACGTCCCATCCAGTGGGTATCTGATTTTTTGGAAACGCCCTCTATCAATACTTCTTGGGTTTTTCCAAGATTGGCTTTTATACGTTCCAAGGAGTGTTGTCTCTGTAAGTCGATAATTTCAGTTAGCCTTCGTTTTTTTGTCTCTTCGGGTACATCGTCCCTTAGCTTACGTTCTGCCAAGGTTCCCGGTCTTTCAGAATAGGCGAACATGAATCCGTAGTCATATTTCACATATTCCATCAGAGTTAGGGTATCTTGGTGGTCTTCCTCGTTTTCCGTGGGGAATCCCGCGATCATGTCCTGTGAAATCCCACAATCGGGAATTATGTTCCTAATGTTATCGATGAGTGCAAAATACTCTTCCCGCGTATGCAGACGATTCATCGCTTTTAAAATCCGGTTGCTTCCGCTTTGTACGGGCAGGTGGATGTAATTGCAAATATTCTCATACTTCGCCATGGTGTGGATAACATCCAAAGTCATGTCCTGCGGATTGGAAGTGGAGAATCTAATTCTCATTTTTGGCTGGGACAATGCCACTTTTTCCAATAGCTGGGAAAAGTTAACGGCCATGGCCTGCTCCATTTCGGAAGCTTTTCCAAAATCTTTTTTTAATCCCCCGCCGTACCAAAGATAACTGTCCACATTTTGACCCAATAAGGTCACTTCCCTGAACCCTTTGTTCCAAAGGTCGTTTACCTCGTTTATGATGGATTGGGGGTCCCGGCTTCTTTCCCTTCCACGGGTAAAGGGGACCACACAGAACGTACACATATTGTCACAACCCCTTGTAATCGATACAAAAGCGGTAACTCCGTTCGAATTAAGCCTAACCGGGGCAACATCCCCATAGGTCTCATCTTTAGAGAGAATGACATTTACCGCGTTTCTACCTTCATCTATTTCTTGGATGAGGTTGGGCAGGTCTTTGTAGGCATCTGGACCTACGACCATGTCCACAATTTTTTCCTCTTCCAGAAATTGGTGTTTCAATCGTTCTGCCATACACCCCAATACCCCCACTTTTAGATGGGGCCTGTCTTTTTTTATGGCATTGAATTTTTCTAATCTTTTCCGAACCGTTAATTCGGCCTTTTCCCTAATGGAGCAGGTATTTACCAAGACCAAATCCGCGTCCTCCAAATTTTGCGTAGTGTTGAACCCTTCCTCAGCCAGGATAGAGGCCACGATTTCACTATCGGAAAAATTCATTTGACACCCGTAACTCTCTATATATAGGTTTCGCTGGTTTTGAATCTTACCTTCGGTCCTTAGTGCTGATCCCTGTATGCCTTCATCAATTGTTTTCTCCATAAAGCCTTCAATTGCCATTAAATATTGGGTGCGCAAAGATAACATTATATTCAAAAATATGACAAGATGACAGTTTATTTTAGCTTTATTTTATAGTTTGAATTGCCCAATAAAATTCTGTCATACTTAGGTAATACAAATAAAGCGGAGCAAAATATTTTTTCCAAGTTTACGCAACTTGGTTCACCATTTTTCATCTTAGGAAAGTAACTGATTTAACACTAACATCATGAAAAAGAATGTACTATTGTTTTTTTTGTGCTTCGTGATTCCTTTCGTCTCCTGTGATGACGACGGACCCTACGAGGACTATTTGGTGGCACGCCCCATTTTGGAGGATGCAGTTTCATTCAAGGCCGAAGCTATAGATATTATCGACCCAATTCCCATACAGACATCGGGAAAAATTTATGCATACAAGAATTATATTTTTATAAATGATGTGGGAAGTGGATTCCATGTAATCGACAATCAGAATCCTTCGAACCCTCAAAATATCGCCTTTTTCAAATTGGAAGGAAACAACGATATTTCAATCAAGGACGAGAAGTTATTCGCTGATAGTTATGGGGATTTGGTGATTTTTGATATTTCCGATATCAATAACATTCAATTGACCAGCCGTATGGTAAACGCCATCTACAAGAACTATGATGTTTGGGTCCAAAATATAGAATTTCCCCAAGCAGATATTTATGATTATGGCGATATCGATTACGATAGGTATGTTGTGGTTGGTTGGGAAGTAAATATGGAACGCAGACCAGTATCTGAATATGAAGAACAATTCAGGTGCGATAACTGTGAGTTTAGGAATTTCGATAACGTTATAAACACTGCAGAAAGTAATGTGGGTCAAGGCGGCTCCATGGCCAGGTTCAAGATAGTGGGCGATTATCTTTATGTAGTAGATTACAGTGACCTAAATATTTTTGATATTTCAAATTTGGAAACCCCCACCACTTTGGACGATGTATCCGTGGCTTGGGATATAGAGACGATTTTTAACCAAGGTGATATTTTGTTCATAGGGGGAAGACAGGGTATGTACATCTATGATATTAAAGACCCTGCCAAACCTGAATTCGTTTCTGAATTCAGACATGGAACGGCTTGTGATCCCGTGGTGGTAGATGGAAACTTCGCCTATGTGACCTTAAAAGGCGGGGATTTTTGTGGCAATACGGAGAGCGGTCTCTATGTGGTGGACATTTCTAATTTAAAAAATCCTGAGTTGAAGGTTATCTACCCAATGTTCGGTCCAAATGGGCTAGGTATTAAAGGGGACAAACTCTTTATTTGTGATGGAAGCGATGGGCTGAAGGTCTTTGACAAGAGTAATGCCCCCAACATTACCCAACTCAACCATTTCCCTAATATCGAAGCCTATGATGTGATTCCTTTGGAAAATACCCTGTTGATGATTGGTGGAGGCACGTTACGGCAATATGAATATTTGGAAAATGATATCCAGTTGATAAGTACTTTTGAGTTGTAATCACCTTACAATTAAAATAAAAAGGGAAGCCAATAAAGCTTCCCTTTTTATTTAAAATAGTATGTAACGATTATTCTAAGGAAATCATTTTGATTTTGCTTTCCTGCACCTTGTTATTTAGGTTTTCTACGTATTCCTTCATCAATTTATTCAGGTTTTCGATTTCAACATTCAATTCTTTTGTAGCTACCTCAAAGAATTCTTTGGCCTGCTTTGTAGGAGGTTGATCACCTCTTTGGGAATCGGCCAACAAAAATGCAAGCCGATTGTTTATACGAATGCCATAGTTCAAAGGGTCTTGTCGGCTTTGGTTTTTGGTCATATGTATGTTGTTCTCAATAACCGATAATTTCGACTCAAATTCGGTTATGAGTTCCTGCATTGCTGTATCCTCTTTGGTTTTTTCCTTCAAATAATCCAAATCGTTTTTCACCTTTCTGATGGAAATAATGGCATTGTTCGCACGGCTAACCTGATCCCGTACCTTGATTAGAAAATCGAACTGATCTTGTAATTCCTGTTGCGTGATATCCAGCCTAGGGTCTTTCAAGATCGTAAAGTCCTTTTCCTGTACTTGCCCATTAAAAGTTAACCTTACCCTGTAATCCCCAGGCACCGCTTTTGGGCCAATATTGGGCGATGAATAAAACACCATGCCTTTAAAAGCATCAAAACCGGGATATCTCATGTTCCAAACGAGTCGGTTTCCGCCGGGTTTTACTTTTAAAGTTTTAGTGGCCGAAGGATTCAAATTATCGGCAACGGCCTTGTTCGAAAAACGTTGTATAACCTTTCCATTGGTCTCCAGAATATCGATTTGTACGGAATCTGTTTCCTTAAGGTCTTTGAGGAAATAATTGATAATGGTACCATCTGGATGGTTTTCCCCTTCAAATTTGGCATCTCTATCGTCTGAATCGCCGGATTGATACATCCTATAGGATACATCGGGTTTGAATACATAAAAGTCACTAGTGGCAATTTCTTGGGATAATTGATGCAGTGGAGTGAGGTCGTCTATCATCCAAAAACTTCTGCCGTGCGTTGCGGCGATCAGGTCGTTATCCCTTACATGAAGATCGCGTATGGAAGTAATGGGTAAATTAAGTTGAAAAGGGGACCAAGATTTGCCATCGTCAAAGGAAATGTACATGCCCCATTCCGTTCCGGCATACAGCAGACCTTCCCTCACTTTATCAGATCGAATGGCCCTAGTGTAATATTCTGCGGGGATACCGTTGGTGATGAGCTCCCAGGTTTTTCCATAATCCGTTGTTTTATAGAGATAGGGGGTGTAGTCGCCAAACTTATAGTAAGAGGCGGCTACATATGCAGTTCCTTTTTTGAACGGACTCGCATCGATACAATTGATCATGTTCAGTTTTGGGGATATTTCTAAAGGAGGGGTTACGTTCTCCCAATTTTTTCCGTTATCCCTTGTTACATGGATAAGCCCGTCATCACTACCGGTCCATATTACCCCTTCTTCCAACGCCGATTCCGATATAACAAAAATGTTCGAATAGAATTCCGCACCTGTATTGTCTTGGGTAATGGGACCACCACTTGATTGTATGGTTTCAGGGAGACCTCTGGTCAAATCCGGCGATATGGTCTCCCAGGATTGTCCTCCATCCGTAGTCATGTGTAAATAGTTGGATCCCGCATAAAGTTTGTTTGAATCGTGCATACTGAAAGTCACGGGATAGTTCCAATTGAAGCGGTATTTCATGACTTCGGCCCCGGATCCCGCAGGGTTGTCCGGCCATACGTTTGTAGACCTGGCTTGACCTGTGCTATGGTCCAATCTGTTCATGTAACCTTTGTAGGTCCCGCCGTAAACAATATTATTGTTCTTTGGGTCCGGTGCCAAATGAGCGCTTTCACCTCCCGCAGTAGGTTCCCAATCTCTTTCCGTAATGGCACTACCTACTGTTCTATGAGCTATACGTAAGGCGGTATTGTCCTGTTGGGCCCCGTATAGGCGATAGGGAAAAACACTATCCGTCACTACCCTGTAGAATTGGGCGGTTGGTTGGTTATGGTAGGTGGTCCAATTATTCCCGCCATCATTTGAGATTTGTGCTCCCCCATCATCGGCAATGGCCATTCTCATATTGTTATTGGGATCTATCCATAGGTCATGGTGGTCCCCGTGCGGTGCATTTTTTAAGGTGAAAGTTTTTCCGCCATCCGTGGAAACCCCATAGCTTACGTTCATTACATATAGTTTATCCACATTTTGCGTATCCGCATATATTCGGGTGTAGTACCAGGCGCGTTGTCTAAGGGCACGGTTCTCGTTTATCTTGGCCCAAGTTTTTCCACCATCGTCCGATCGAAAAAGACCGCCCTCCTTAGCTTCAATAAGGGCCCAAATCCTTTTGGAATCTATTGGGGATACCGTTATTCCAACAATGCCCCAAGGAAATCCAGGTAAACCGGAATTTGTTGAGATGTCCGTCCAAGTATCCCCGCCATCGATACTTTTGTACATTTTGCTATCTGGCCCCCCACTGTCCATACGGTAGCCGTTTCGTTTCATTTCCCAAGTAGTGGCATACAAAATTCTTGGGTTATTGGGGTCTATGATAAGATCGCCTGCACCTGCCTTGTCGCTTATATAAAGTATTTTTTCCCAGTTAGCGCCAGCGTCCAATGTGCGGTAAACACCCCTTGTTTCGTTTGGTTTCCACAAGTTTCCTAGAGCAGCCACATAAACAATGTCTGGATTTGTTGGATGTATCCTGATTCTCGCTATGTGTTCAGACCCTTCCAATCCTATAAATTTCCATGTTTCTCCAGCATCCAAACTTTTCCACATACCATGACCCGAGGAAACGTTCCCCCGCAAAGTCTGTTCCCCTTCTCCTACATATATAATATTAGGATCGGACTCGGCTACGGCAACGGTCCCAATGGAACCTCCAAAAAAGCCATCGGAAATACATTCCCATGAATTGCCCGCATCGGAGGTTTTCCACACGCCACCACCTGCAGTACCCATATAATATAGGTTTGGGTCATTAATAACGCCGGTTACGGTGCCTGCCCTTCCGCCACGAAATGGACCAACCAAACGCCATTCCATTCCCTCGTAAAGCGATTGGTCAAATTGCACGCCCTTGGCCTTATTGTTTTTTCGTTGGCCAAATACTTTGTTGGAAGGCAAGTAAATAAGCAAGCACAATGCCACTAGGAAGTAGTTTTTTTTCATCTTTGGTCGGTTCATTAATTATTTCTTCTAAAAATAAGAAAACAAATCTTTCAAATTCATAGCTAAGTATGAATTCTTTGATATCAGGAAATTCTTTGATATTACCCTGAAATAATAGAACTCAAATTTTAAAGTATAAATTTTAGTATACATTTGTATCCATAAAAACCATTGCATGGCCAAGAATTTAGTTATCGTCGAATCCCCGGCAAAAGCAAAAACCATTGAAAAGTTTCTAGGAAAGGATTTTAAGGTGGAATCCAGTTTTGGGCATATTGCAGATTTGCCGTCCAAGGAACTGGGAGTGGATGTGGAGAATGATTTTGCGCCAAAATATGTAGTTGACAAGGAGAAAAAGGCCTTGGTCAAAAAACTAAAGGATTTGGCCAACAAAGCGGAGACCATTTGGTTGGCAAGTGATGAGGACCGTGAGGGAGAGGCTATTTCCTGGCATTTGGCGGAGGAATTGGGCTTGGACAAAAAGAAGACCAAAAGAATTGTTTTTAACTCCGTTACCAAAGCGGCCATACAACGTGCCATTGAAAACCCCAGGGATATCAACTATAACTTGGTAAACGCCCAACAGGCAAGAAGGGTACTGGACCGTTTGGTAGGGTATGAGCTATCGCCCGTACTTTGGAAGAAGATAAAACCTGGATTGTCCGCCGGTCGAGTACAATCCGTAGCGGTCAGGTTGATCGTTGAACGGGAGCGCGATATCGAGGCTT
This genomic interval carries:
- a CDS encoding WD40/YVTN/BNR-like repeat-containing protein yields the protein MKKNYFLVALCLLIYLPSNKVFGQRKNNKAKGVQFDQSLYEGMEWRLVGPFRGGRAGTVTGVINDPNLYYMGTAGGGVWKTSDAGNSWECISDGFFGGSIGTVAVAESDPNIIYVGEGEQTLRGNVSSGHGMWKSLDAGETWKFIGLEGSEHIARIRIHPTNPDIVYVAALGNLWKPNETRGVYRTLDAGANWEKILYISDKAGAGDLIIDPNNPRILYATTWEMKRNGYRMDSGGPDSKMYKSIDGGDTWTDISTNSGLPGFPWGIVGITVSPIDSKRIWALIEAKEGGLFRSDDGGKTWAKINENRALRQRAWYYTRIYADTQNVDKLYVMNVSYGVSTDGGKTFTLKNAPHGDHHDLWIDPNNNMRMAIADDGGAQISNDGGNNWTTYHNQPTAQFYRVVTDSVFPYRLYGAQQDNTALRIAHRTVGSAITERDWEPTAGGESAHLAPDPKNNNIVYGGTYKGYMNRLDHSTGQARSTNVWPDNPAGSGAEVMKYRFNWNYPVTFSMHDSNKLYAGSNYLHMTTDGGQSWETISPDLTRGLPETIQSSGGPITQDNTGAEFYSNIFVISESALEEGVIWTGSDDGLIHVTRDNGKNWENVTPPLEISPKLNMINCIDASPFKKGTAYVAASYYKFGDYTPYLYKTTDYGKTWELITNGIPAEYYTRAIRSDKVREGLLYAGTEWGMYISFDDGKSWSPFQLNLPITSIRDLHVRDNDLIAATHGRSFWMIDDLTPLHQLSQEIATSDFYVFKPDVSYRMYQSGDSDDRDAKFEGENHPDGTIINYFLKDLKETDSVQIDILETNGKVIQRFSNKAVADNLNPSATKTLKVKPGGNRLVWNMRYPGFDAFKGMVFYSSPNIGPKAVPGDYRVRLTFNGQVQEKDFTILKDPRLDITQQELQDQFDFLIKVRDQVSRANNAIISIRKVKNDLDYLKEKTKEDTAMQELITEFESKLSVIENNIHMTKNQSRQDPLNYGIRINNRLAFLLADSQRGDQPPTKQAKEFFEVATKELNVEIENLNKLMKEYVENLNNKVQESKIKMISLE